From Bradyrhizobium sp. AZCC 1610:
GAGCCCGAGCCTGAACCAGCGCCACTACCGAGGACGCGGTCCGTCACCGGCAAGTCCGCCAACACGAAATGATCTTCATGATGCAGTTCTTCTCGCGCAGTTTTGCGGCCGCAGCGCTTGCGCTCGCGCTGGTCGCGTCCGGCGACGCCCATGCCCAGGGCGCCATGTCGGGCGTACCCAATGCGATGCAGGGCTTTTCGCAAAACCGCGATCAACCGATTCAGATCGAGGCGGCGTCGCTCGAAATGCGCGACAAGAAGAAGGAAGCGACCTTCTCCGGAAACGTGAAGGTCGTGCAGGGCGACACCACCATGACCTCGAAGTCGCTGGTGGTGTTCTACGATTCCGGCCCGGCGCCGGCGACGCCTGCACCCGCCGCGCCGAAGGGATCGAAATCCGCGCCGATGCAGTCCGCGACGCCGGGGCCCGGCGGCAGTTCGTCGATCCGCCGGCTGGAAGCCAAGGGCTCGGTCGTGGTCACGCAAAAGGACCAGGTCGTGACGGGCGAGACTGCGATCTTCGACACGCGAGCCAACCTCATCACCATGGTGGGTGGGGTTGTGCTGACCCAGTGCAAGAACGTGCTCCGCGGCGACCGCCTCAAGGTCGACATGACCACCGGCGTGTCACGGGTCGAATCCGACAGCGGCAAGGTCCAGGGCATGTTCCTACAGGGCCAGGATTGCGGGTCGGGATCGGGCGGGTCGAAGTCGGCGCCGGCTCCGGTACAGATACCGTCGCTGATCCCCGGCAAAAAATAATATAGATCAGCGACTTAAAGATTATTTGGGGCTCGTGCGGTTGAAGCCGGTGGCGCGAGCCTGTATCTACTGGGCAGGGCGCACGGCGGGGTGTTTCGCTGGGCAGGGGACATCCATTCATTCATGGTTCGCTAGCGAAGCGATTCGCCGGCGGACGCATCACGGAATCACCGTGAAAGGCGTAAGCGAAGCGGGATGGTGGATTTATTCGGCATGTTCCGTCGACGCCCCGCGAAACGCGGCGCCCCTGGGTTTGCGCGTTCGCGCGACGACATCACCGCGCTCGGCGATTCCTTCGGCGACATGCTGACAAGCCCGGTGCGCGATGCGCCGCCGAGGGCGCGCTCCGCTTCTTTGTCCGGGCTGGATTTGCCGCAGCCGCAGCCCGATGTAGACCCGCCGCGCGAGGAGAGGCCGCGTCCCCGTGCGCAAGCCCGCCCCAAGGCCAATGGCGGCGAAGCGCCGCGCCTGATCAAGCGGCCCGGCTTCCTCGCGGTGCACAGCGTGGAAAAGAGCTTCGGCACCCGTCAGGTGGTGCGCGGCGTCAGCATCTATGTCCGCCGCGGCGAGGCGGTCGGCCTGCTCGGCCCGAACGGCGCCGGCAAGACCACGGTGTTCTACATGATCACCGGACTGATCAAGGCCGATCGCGGCGCCATCGAACTCGACGGCCACGACGTGACCAAGCTGCCGATGTATCAGCGCGCGCGGCTCGGCATCGGCTATCTGCCGCAGGAAGCCTCGATCTTTCGCGGCCTCACCGTGGAACAGAATATTCGCGCCGTGCTCGAGGTCGTCGAGCCCAGCCGCAAGAAGCGCGAGGCCGAGCTCAACTCGCTGCTCGATGAATTCAACATTACGCGCTTGCGCAAATCACCCTCGATCGCGCTATCCGGCGGCGAGCGCCGCCGCGTCGAAATCGCGCGCGCGCTGGCGACGCGTCCGAACTACATGCTGCTCGACGAACCCTTTGCCGGCATCGATCCGATCGCGGTGGGCGACATTCAGGACCTCGTCCGCCACCTGACCAACCGCGGCATCGGCGTCCTGATCACCGACCATAATGTGCGCGAAACACTCGGCCTGACCGACCGCGCCTATATCGTCTATGCCGGGCAGATCCTGACCGAGGGCAGTCCGGAAGAAATCGTCAACGATCCGGATGTACGCCGCCTTTACCTTGGCGAGGAATTCCGCCTCTAGCCCTTTTTTCGCGCGCGTCAAGGCGTGTACAAGGGCTCTGGACTAATATAAGCAAGAATCGGACCAACTTTTCAGTGGATCGGTTCTTGGCCTCATGGCGCTGACGCAGAGATTAGAGTTCCGCCAGTCGCAGTCGCTGGTGATGACGCCGCAATTGATGCAGGCGATCAAGCTGCTGCAACTGTCGAATCTCGACCTGTCGGCTTTCGTCGAGGAGGAGCTGGAGCGCAATCCGCTGCTGGAGCGTGCCAGCGACGGTCCCGAAGCCCCGGTGGCCGGCGAGCCGGCCGCCGAACGTGCCGAGTTCTCCGATTCGGCCGATTCCGGCAGCTATGGCGAGGAAGGCGGCGGCGACGCCTCCGATATGGGCACCAGCCCAGGAAGCGACGCCTTCGAGCCCGGTCAGGAGGACTGGCTGAACCGCGATCTCGGCACCCGTTCCGAGATCGAGCAGACGCTGGACACCCCGCTCGACAACGTCTTTTCCGAAGAACCCGCCGAAGCCGCCGCCCGCGTGGCGCAGGATGCGGCGCCGACCGCCTACACCGAATGGGGCGGCGGCGCCTCCAACGACGACGATTACAATCTGGAGGCCTTCGTCGCCGCCGAGGTGACGCTCGGCGGCCACCTTGCCGAGCAGCTCGCGGTGGCGTTCAGCGGGCCGGCGCAGCGGATGATCGGACAATATCTGATCGATCTCGTCGACGATGCCGGCTACCTGCCGCCGGATCTTGGGCAGGCCGCCGAACGGCTGGGCGCCTCGCAAGGGGATGTCGATGCGGTGCTGTCAGTGCTGCAGAAATTCGATCCGCCCGGCGTCTGTGCGCGGAATTTGAGCGAGTGCCTCGCAAACCAGCTCCGCGAACTCAACCGCTACGACCCCGCCATGCAGGCGCTGGTGGAAAATCTCGATCTGCTCGCGAGACGCGATATAGCCTCGTTGCGCAAATTGTGCGGCGTCGACGACGAAGACATCACCGACATGATCGGCGAGATCCGCCGGCTCGATCCGAAGCCCGGCCTCAAGTTCGGTTCGGCGCGCACGCAGACCATGGTGCCCGACGTCTATGTGCGGCCCGGCCCGGATGGCGGCTGGCATGTCGAACTCAACAGCGACACCTTGCCGCGCGTGCTGGTCAATCAGGTCTATTACACGCAGCTTTCGAAGACGATCCGCAAGGACGGCGACAAATCCTATTTCAGCGACTGTCTGCAGAACGCGACCTGGCTGGTCCGCGCGCTCGATCAACGCGCCCGCACCATCCTGAAGGTCGCCACCGAAATCGTCCGCCAGCAGGACGGTTTCTTCACGTATGGCGTTGCGCATCTGCGGCCGCTGAATCTGAAGGCGGTGGCGGATGCGATCCAGATGCACGAATCGACGGTGTCACGCGTCACCGCCAACAAATATATGGCGACCAATCGCGGCAGCTTCGAGCTGAAATATTTCTTTACCGCCTCGATTGCGTCGGCCGACGGCGGCGAGGCGCATTCGGCGGAGGCGGTCCGCCACCACATCAAGCAACTGATCGATGCGGAAGCGGCGAGCGCGATCCTCTCCGACGATACCATCGTGGAACGATTGCGCGAATCCGGCATTGATATTGCCCGCCGCACGGTCGCGAAATACCGCGAAGCGATGCGCATTCCTTCCTCGGTCCAGCGCCGCCGCGATAAACAGAGTATGCTCGGTAACGCACTTTCCGCTCCCGCCACTTCCTCCGACCGGTCCCGCGATACGGCTCCGGCCTGATTGCGTTCGCGTCAAATCGGGATAGTGTCGGTTCCCCGACAGAGCGTGATCCGGAAAAAGCGGCTCCGGTTTCCCGAAAGGATCATGCTCCGGCAACACCAGAGTAGTCGAGGCATCAGCGAGGCATCCAATGACCCTCCGAATCTCCGGAAAAAGCATCAGTGTCGGCGACGCCCTTCGTTCGCGCGTCAGCGAGCGCACCGATGAGGTCTTGAGAAAATATTTCGACGGCAATTATTCCGGCCACATCACGCTGAGCAAGGACGGCTTCGGCTTCCGTACCGATTGCGCGCTGCATCTGGATTCCGGGATTACGCTGGAGGCCGATTCCAACGCCACCGATGCCTATGCCAGCGCCGATCAGGCGCTGCTGATGATCGAAAAGCGTCTGCGCCGCTACAAGAGCCGGCTGAAGGACCGCTCGGCCCGCAAGGCCTATGCGGCTTCCGCGGCGCTGGCGGAGATGGGCGGGCCGTCGCTCGATGCGCCGAGCTATGTGATCGAGGCGCTGGCGGAGGGCGACGAGGAGGTCACGTCCTATAGCCCGGTCATCATTGCCGAGGCGACCACGTCGCTGAAGCGGCTGTCGGTCAGCGAGGCGGTCATGGAACTGGATCTGACCGGGGCTGCCTGCATTGTGTTCCAACACGGCTCCAGCGGCCGGGTGAACATCATTTACCGCCGTACCGACGGCAATGTCGGCTGGGTCGATCCCCCCTCGGTTACCCCCTGAGATAGATATATGTCCGATGGCATTGACGCCCCCATTTGCCCTCCCTATGGTCCGCCGCCCTTATGCATAGAGCGCAGGAACTGGCCCTTCGGGAGTTGGCACCGCGCATGCGTTGGAGTAGAAGCCCCCCAGATCGGGACCCGTGCTTGAGCCCGCCTCCCGCCCCATCTTCTTGACGCCCTAGTTCTAGAACCTACTTCGCAACCAGACGGTTCAATTCACCTCGGAACGCCCAATGACGATTACCGATCTGGTCGCACCCGAGGCGATTCTCCCGGCTTTGAAGGTCATCAGCAAGAAACAGGCGCTGCAGGAGCTTGCGGCCCGCGCTGCTGCGCTGACCGGCCAGAACGAGCGCTCGGTGTTCGAGGTGCTGTTGCAGCGCGAGAAATTGGGTACTACCGCTGTCGGCTACGGCGTCGCCATTCCGCACGGCAAGCTGCCGAAACTTGAAAAGCTGTTCGGGTTCTTTGCGCGCCTCGAACGCCCGATCGATTTTGAGGCAATGGACGGCCAGCCGGTCGACCTGATCTTCCTGCTGCTGGCCCCGGAAGGCGCAGGCGCCGATCATCTGAAGGCGCTGGCGCGAATCGCGCGGTTGCTGCGTGACCAGGACGTCGCCAAGAAGCTGCGCGCCTCGCGCGATGCCCAGGCGATCTATTCGGTGCTCGCCCTGCCGCCGGCAAGCGCGGCCTAGTTTCTTTAGGCGGAACAGGGTTTCTACGGTCGGTAGTGCACCGGATAAACGCAATTTTAAACTAATTGGCAGCTATTTCGTTCGCTGGGATTTTTTTCTCACCCGGAGAACATTGCCATGACGCTGCGGCTGACAATTTCGCGCGCAATATTGATTTTTGGATTGGTTACCGCATTGGGTCTCGGTGCCGTGATTGCCACCAGTGTTTATGGGCTGTCGCAGCTCAAGGTCGGCGGCCCGCTGTACAACCAGATCAAGCTCGGCAACGACCTGATCGCCGACATCCTGCCACCGCCGGAATACGTCATCGAAGCCTATCTCGAGGCCACCCTCGTGCTGCACGATCCGGCGCAGCTTTCGGCGCATCGCGACCGGATTGCGCAGCTCAAGAAGGAATATGACGAGCGGCACGATTTCTGGGTCAAGTCCGACCTCGACCCGACGCTCAAGACCAAGCTGGTGGAGAAATCCGATAGCGAGGTACGCCGCTTCTGGACCGCGATCCAGCAAGGTCTGTTGCCCGCGCTCGCCAGGGGCGACGGCGCAGCCGCCGCGAAATCCTACGCTGAAATCACCGCACGTTATACCGCGCACCGCGCCATCATCGACGACATCGTCAAGCAAACCAACGACCAGAACGCAGCGACGGAAGTCGCGGCGACGGGGCGCGTCAGCACGTTCACGTTGCTATTGTGGG
This genomic window contains:
- a CDS encoding LptA/OstA family protein, translating into MMQFFSRSFAAAALALALVASGDAHAQGAMSGVPNAMQGFSQNRDQPIQIEAASLEMRDKKKEATFSGNVKVVQGDTTMTSKSLVVFYDSGPAPATPAPAAPKGSKSAPMQSATPGPGGSSSIRRLEAKGSVVVTQKDQVVTGETAIFDTRANLITMVGGVVLTQCKNVLRGDRLKVDMTTGVSRVESDSGKVQGMFLQGQDCGSGSGGSKSAPAPVQIPSLIPGKK
- the lptB gene encoding LPS export ABC transporter ATP-binding protein yields the protein MVDLFGMFRRRPAKRGAPGFARSRDDITALGDSFGDMLTSPVRDAPPRARSASLSGLDLPQPQPDVDPPREERPRPRAQARPKANGGEAPRLIKRPGFLAVHSVEKSFGTRQVVRGVSIYVRRGEAVGLLGPNGAGKTTVFYMITGLIKADRGAIELDGHDVTKLPMYQRARLGIGYLPQEASIFRGLTVEQNIRAVLEVVEPSRKKREAELNSLLDEFNITRLRKSPSIALSGGERRRVEIARALATRPNYMLLDEPFAGIDPIAVGDIQDLVRHLTNRGIGVLITDHNVRETLGLTDRAYIVYAGQILTEGSPEEIVNDPDVRRLYLGEEFRL
- the rpoN gene encoding RNA polymerase factor sigma-54; this encodes MALTQRLEFRQSQSLVMTPQLMQAIKLLQLSNLDLSAFVEEELERNPLLERASDGPEAPVAGEPAAERAEFSDSADSGSYGEEGGGDASDMGTSPGSDAFEPGQEDWLNRDLGTRSEIEQTLDTPLDNVFSEEPAEAAARVAQDAAPTAYTEWGGGASNDDDYNLEAFVAAEVTLGGHLAEQLAVAFSGPAQRMIGQYLIDLVDDAGYLPPDLGQAAERLGASQGDVDAVLSVLQKFDPPGVCARNLSECLANQLRELNRYDPAMQALVENLDLLARRDIASLRKLCGVDDEDITDMIGEIRRLDPKPGLKFGSARTQTMVPDVYVRPGPDGGWHVELNSDTLPRVLVNQVYYTQLSKTIRKDGDKSYFSDCLQNATWLVRALDQRARTILKVATEIVRQQDGFFTYGVAHLRPLNLKAVADAIQMHESTVSRVTANKYMATNRGSFELKYFFTASIASADGGEAHSAEAVRHHIKQLIDAEAASAILSDDTIVERLRESGIDIARRTVAKYREAMRIPSSVQRRRDKQSMLGNALSAPATSSDRSRDTAPA
- the hpf gene encoding ribosome hibernation-promoting factor, HPF/YfiA family, which encodes MTLRISGKSISVGDALRSRVSERTDEVLRKYFDGNYSGHITLSKDGFGFRTDCALHLDSGITLEADSNATDAYASADQALLMIEKRLRRYKSRLKDRSARKAYAASAALAEMGGPSLDAPSYVIEALAEGDEEVTSYSPVIIAEATTSLKRLSVSEAVMELDLTGAACIVFQHGSSGRVNIIYRRTDGNVGWVDPPSVTP
- the ptsN gene encoding PTS IIA-like nitrogen regulatory protein PtsN → MTITDLVAPEAILPALKVISKKQALQELAARAAALTGQNERSVFEVLLQREKLGTTAVGYGVAIPHGKLPKLEKLFGFFARLERPIDFEAMDGQPVDLIFLLLAPEGAGADHLKALARIARLLRDQDVAKKLRASRDAQAIYSVLALPPASAA